The genomic segment AGACTTCAATGGAAAACTAACTTTGTCTTAAAATCAATAGTAATCATGGAAGCCTACGAGAGACTTGGCTTGGGATTTATTTGCTCATTCATCACTGTGAACAGTACAAGACACCTACACTTCTGGGATTGGTGGAGTCTTAGTAGAGCCAGACTGGGGTTTCATGGTCCCCACTCTGAGGACATGTCTTGTACCTATACCAtaatctttaaaggagtactccggtggaaatttttttatttttttttataaactggtgccagaaagttaaacagatttgtaaataacttctattaaaacaatctttacccttccagtactttttaacagctgtatgctacagaggaaattattttctttttgaatttcttttttgtcttgtccacagtgctctctgctgacacctgatgcccgtatcaggaactgtccagagcaggagaaaatccccatagcaaacctatgctgctctggacagttcctgacatggacagaagtgtcagcagagagcactgtggacaagataaaaaagaaattaaaaaagaaaagaatttcctctatatcatacagctgctaaaaagtactggaagggtaaagattgttttaatagaagtaatttacaaatctgtttaactttctggcaccagttgatttaaaaaaaaaaaaaaaaagttttccaccagagtacccctttaatatctttcaAATACCAAAACTATCTACATGAGCTTTCTAGCAAATTGAAGTACTGGGGGAAAAGTCAATCTGCATTTAGGACAGGGCTTCGTCTGATCTACGAGGGCTGGTGGGGAAGTAGTATGGTTTTGCACAATATTTGTAAACctgtggcaccaattgattttaaaaaaaaattgctattttttcgCTATTGAACTAGTTCTACAGAGCTAATCTCCTATACTATACTATGGCAGAATTATGCAAGTGCCCATGTTGTCAAGACTTTGAACTGAGTTCTGTACAATAAATGGGTTTTCATAAGGgtcaactaccgtatatactcgagtataagcagagtttttcagcacgatttttcgtgctgaaaactctccacccgcagtggtcttcaacctgcagacctccagaggtttcaaaactacaacttccagcaagcccgggcagccatcggctgtccgggcttgctgggagttgtagttttgaaacctccggaggtccgcaggttgaagaccactgcggccttcgacatcatccagccccctctcacccccttttagttctgtacagtactcacctccgctcggcgctggtacggtgctgcaggactgtccggagaggaggtggtccggtgggatagtggttccgggctgctatcttcaccggggaggcctcttctaagcgcttcgggcccggcctcagaatagtcacgttgccttgacaacgacgcagaggtgcgttcattgccaacgtacttctgcgtcattgtcaaggcaacgcctctattccgggccggaagcgcggagaagaggcgcccctggtgaagatagcagcccggaaccactatcccaccagaccacctcctctccggacagccctgcaggaccggaccagcgccgagcggaggtgagtactgtacagaactaaaggggggtgagagggggctggatgatgtcgaaggccgcagtggtcttcaacctgcggacctccggaggtttcaaaactacaactcccagcaagcccggacagccgatggctgcccgggcttgctgggagttgtagttttgaaacctctggaggtccgcaggttgaagaccactgagggcggatgatgagaagaggatgatgaagggtgggggggtgtgggatgatgacaagaggatgatgaagggggggggggatgatgaaggggggtggggatgatgacaaggggatgatgaagggggggggatgatgaaggggggtgtgtgggatgattacaaggggatgatgaaggggggtggggatgatgacaaagggaagatgaagggggatgtgtgggatgatgacaaggggatgatgacaggcggtgatgatgatgaggatgttaatgacgggtctggatgatgatgggggtctggatgatgacagggggggatgatgtatttcccaccctaggcttatactcgagtcaataacttttcctgggattttgggttcaaattaggggtctcggcttatactcgagtatatacggtacttcccTGATCCGTAAATATGCTTCGATCAGTTGTGACTGAAATTGACTTGCAAGTAGTTGATCTGCAGGATATTCTTGTGTCTTTTTCAGATGATGGACGGTTCCCTGGAATATTCACGTCAAAAAGAAGATCTGGTTCGCACAGTTCGGAGTCTTCAGGTGGCTTCACAGAACACTCTTCAAAAAGCcgtccctcttctttcttctcaacCTGGACTTGGCCTCTTGAAGCCTTCGCATGTACAGCAGCTCTCCAAAAAGACCACCCAAGTCTGCCGAGACCTTGAAGATGTAGGGAACCTGCTCTTGTTCCGCCAGGATGAACTCGCTCAGAAATTGTCCGTACCTGGTAAAGGGGGTGCGTCTTCCCTCCACTGGTGTTCAGACGGCTCCATCTATGTCTGTGGAGACAATGGTCCTGATATCCATTTACTGAATAGTCATGGGAAACCCACCCAGACCTTCGTATGTCGTGATGATGTTCTCTTTCTTCCAGACTGCGTTACAGTGACTCGTTCCGGTGCTGTAGCAGTCACTGACATAGCCGAGGGCATAGTCCGAATTTATAGTCCAAATTCATATCCACCTTGGATTAGGGTGGGCGGTCATTTTAATTCTCCGAAGGGCATTGCAGTGGACTCCTCTGGACGAGTCCTGGTTGCAGAATATACCTCTGGGGAAGTGCAAGCTTTCCATGTGGACCGAGCACATCGTATTCATGGAGTCAAAAAAGCCTCAGGACTCCGTGGACCCCAATATATTTGCCCAACGCCAGATGGTGGCTTTGCAGTTAGTGAAGAATGTGGAGATGTCAAATTATTTACGGCAAATTTAAAATTATCTGGTTCCCTATCAGAATCCTACCAACATGAGTTTGGAAACCCTGCAGGAATATGCGCAGATCCCGAAGGAAATATTTTGATAGCAGATGTCCAGAAAAGAAATATCACCCTCTTTCCACCCAGCGGGTCACCCATTTGCATTGTTTCCCAGGGTCTTTGTAAACCGGCAGGAATAACATGTTCCCCTTTTGGGCTCCTGTATGTGGCCGACTCTGGTGATAACTGTGTAAAGGTTTACAAATATCGTGCAAAACCATACTACACCCCCACCAGCCCTCGTAGATCAGGTGAAGCCCCGTCCTAAATGCAGATTGACTTTTCCACCCAGTACTTCAATTTGCTAGAAAGCTCATGTAGATAGTCTTGGTATTTgagagatattaaaggggtattccaggatttttttttatttgactgtgctacaggggctgtaaagttagtgtggttcataatatagtgtctgtacctgtgtgtgagggttttctcacaatttttctgtcattttcaccccaatgtttatttttaacagcatacaaaatgactgttgtctcagatttttcccaggttgcaatgtggccgagacctgacattactagtcagctgatgacagggagcctgtctgcttcaatgggtggagcgatcgcttggtgggagagagatcaatctgcaactaatgcaacagctgtaggcaccctgattgaaaaccaaaggtcttttgaatggatgcagctcatttttgtttcaatgggtggggtggctgatgtgtgggagggagtaaaTGGAATTGtgtgatttgtagtaaaaaaaagaaaagtcaaaaaggaaataccagtgcacaaaaagctagtcacagtgttatggtaatctcacaacataaacaacatagccatttatctccaagacaagcgcagatccttcctaagcatgtccattactgtctgccaggtatgtactaaaatcatcttatggtggataacccctttaagtttgggaACATTTGTCTGGCTATACATTTCCCTACATGACCATTGCAGGTGAAATGTGTGAATGAGCCTTAAATGTTCcgtttccctgcagtgcccccacaggagaaatgaagcattGCTAGTGTCCATTTACATCAATGGGTTGTCTGTGTAATACAGGAAAGGACATGTCCTCCAAATCGAGAGATGCTCTTTGTAACCTCTATTCACTCTGGccaagagattaaaggggtattccaggaaaaaaatgttttatttttatcaactggctcccgaaagttaaacagatttgtaaattacttctattaaaaaatcttaatccttctgataattatcagctgctgaagttgagttgttcttttctgtctggcaacagtgctctctgctgacatctctgcttgtctctggacagttcccgagacaggtgtcatcagagagcacttagacaaaaaaagaacaactcaacttcagcagctcataagtactgaaaggattaagatttttttaatagaagtaatttacaaatctgtttaactttctggagccagttgatgtacataaaaaagttttttcctggacaactCGGCAGCGTGAAGCCTGTTATTTTAGGATcgaaaaaattgtgcttgcaccgtctttttctttGGCTTTTCTCTCTGAAAATAACGGTGGCTATTGAATgtattgaatacaatggggtccatcaggacccGTTATTTGCCGGTATGCTCCGGCAAAATTACGGCTGGCAaactgcgaaaaaaaaaaaagtttgacgaCCGAATTTGCCGTAGCATACcaacagtgtgaaaggggcctaagagggTTCTAAACAGCACAGCCCCTAAAAATTGATTTTCTATACGGGACAACCCTTTTAATTAGTTGGTTAGCTGTATTGATCCAGAGTAAtttctttatactgtatatacccagtatatatatatatatatatatatatatatatatatatatatatatatataattacatttttggaatttatttttatattttagacTGTGTGTTTTGTGT from the Hyla sarda isolate aHylSar1 chromosome 8, aHylSar1.hap1, whole genome shotgun sequence genome contains:
- the NHLRC4 gene encoding NHL-repeat-containing protein 4 — encoded protein: MMDGSLEYSRQKEDLVRTVRSLQVASQNTLQKAVPLLSSQPGLGLLKPSHVQQLSKKTTQVCRDLEDVGNLLLFRQDELAQKLSVPGKGGASSLHWCSDGSIYVCGDNGPDIHLLNSHGKPTQTFVCRDDVLFLPDCVTVTRSGAVAVTDIAEGIVRIYSPNSYPPWIRVGGHFNSPKGIAVDSSGRVLVAEYTSGEVQAFHVDRAHRIHGVKKASGLRGPQYICPTPDGGFAVSEECGDVKLFTANLKLSGSLSESYQHEFGNPAGICADPEGNILIADVQKRNITLFPPSGSPICIVSQGLCKPAGITCSPFGLLYVADSGDNCVKVYKYRAKPYYTPTSPRRSGEAPS